The nucleotide window TGCGGTCGCCTACCTGGCGGCGGATCAATTCAATCTGATCGGCGATGAAGTTTTTCATGTTCCAATTCACTTCGGCGTGACATTTTTCAAACAAGAACGTCTTTACAATTTCCTTCATTTCCGCTTCATCCGCAGGCCATTGCGCGAGGCTGTCCGCACACTTCGCTTTCGCATAATCGATGGCCAAGACAGGAACTTGCGCCGCATAGACATGATCGCCGACTTCAATCGCCTTTCCGTCTACGATGTTCAGCGGACCGCCGTTTAAAATGATGCCTTTGACGTTATCCAGCTTCGCTAATTCTTCCTTGGTGATGTCGTGCGGCTTGATCTCACTGTATACACCTAAATCACGGATCATCCGCGCCAGCACGGTATTTTCATCGCTGCCTAAATCTAAGATTAAAATCATATCCTGTTTCATTGCTCTTCCTCCTTCAAATTGTCATGCTCGCTGCTTTCTTTCAGAAAAAGACCGGAGTTCGCTTATCCGATCTTTTTATAGGGTCAAGGGAAAATTTATTTCATTGAGCTTTTGTCTTTGACGATGACGTCATGCGCACCGCCCTCAACAATCGAGGTTGCGGAAACTAACGTCAGCCGGGCATTCTGCTGCAGCTCAGGAATTGAAAGCGCGCCGCAGTTGCACATCGTCGATTTCACCTTATACAACGTCAAGGTGACGTTTTCCTTCAGCGTACCCGCATAAGGAACATACGAATCAACACCTTCTTCAAAGCTCAGCTTCTGCGCACCGCCCAGATCATAACGCTGCCAGTTGCGGGCACGGTTGCTGCCTTCGCCCCAATACTCTTTGACATACGTGCCGTTAACCATTAATTTGGTTGTCGGCGATTCTTCAAACCGGCTGAAGTAGCGGCCAAGCATAACAAAGTCTGCGCCCATCGCCAAGGCCAAAGTAATATGATAATCGTAAACGATACCGCCGTCAGAACAGATTGGAATGTAGATGCCTGTTTCTTCAAAGTATTCATCACGAGCTTTGGCAACCTCGATTACCGCTGTTGCCTGTCCGCGGCCAATGCCTTTGGTTTCCCGCGTAATGCAGATGGAACCGCCGCCAATTCCCACTTTAATGAAATCCGCCCCGCTTTCCGCCAGGAAGCGGAATCCTTCACGGTCCACAACATTGCCGGCTCCCACTTTTACGCTGTCGCCATATTTCGCACGAATCCATGAAATTGTGCGCTTCTGCCATTCACTGAAGCCTTCCGAGGAGTCGATGCACAGTACATCTACGCCCGCTTCAACCAAAGCCGGAACGCGTTCCGCATAATCGCGGGTGTTGATGCCGGCGCCGACGATGTAACGCTTGTGACAATCCAGCAGTTCATCCGGATTTTCCTTATGCGTAGCATAATCCTTACGGAAAACCAGATATAAAAGATGCTGATTCTCATCAATAATCGGCAGCTGATTCAGCTTGTGTTCCCAAATCAAATCATTGCAGTCCGACAGGGTATCGCTCTCATGACCTACGATCAGCTTGTCGTACGGCGTCATGAATTCCGCAACCTTGGTTTCCGGGGCCATGCGGGATACACGGTAGTCACGGCTGGTCACCATTCCAACCAACCGGCCGTTTGCGGTTCCGTCCTCGGTTACCGGCATCGTGGAATGTCCTGTTTCCTCGACCAGTTCGAGCACCTGCGCCAATGTCATATCCGGCGTGATGTTGGAATCGCTGACAACGAAGCCGGCTTTGTGATTCTTGACACGGGCCACCATCGCCGCCTGACTTTCAATCGACTGTGAACCAAAGATGAACGAAACGCCGCCTTCCTTAGCCAAAGCAACGGCCATTCGGTCATCGGAAACTGCCTGCATGATCGCGCTGACCATCGGAATGTTCATTTCAATCGTAGGTTTTTCGCCTTTTTTGTATTTGACTAATGGTGTCTTCAAACTGACTGACGTTGGAACGCACTCGCTGGAAGAATAGCCTGGAACTAACAGATATTCGCTGAACGTATGAGACGGTTGATCATAGTAATATGCCATAATTTCGCTCCTTTTCCCTTTTGTATTATCCATGATTATAATGAAATTATGCCCCAAAGTAAAGGATTAAATGAACCGTTTTGAAAATTTTTACAATTCTTATAAGAAAAGGCGGTTTTCCGGTAAAGGAAAGTCCGCCTTGGCTTAACGTAAACGAGAGTATAAGGTATGGATTGCGTGCTGATCCACATCCATCAGTGCTTCATGCAGTGCTTCGCTCCAGGTCGGATGCGCTACAATGACCCGCTGGCAGTCATCCACCGTTAAATGCAGACTGACAGCCTGAGCGATCGTGCCAATCCAATCGCTGGCATGCGCCCCGACAATGATTCCGCCTAATACCTGTCTTGACGCGGCATCCGCAATCAGCTTGACAAAACCGCGCGGAGCTTGTTCGATCATTGATTTGGCATTGCCCAGCGTAGTAGTCTTGCCAATAAAGATTTCTCTTCCCTGCGCCTGTGCTTCTTCCTCGAACAATCCGACCCAGGCGGCTTCCGGATGGGTATACAGACAGGAAGGAATGCACGTC belongs to Holdemania massiliensis and includes:
- a CDS encoding IMP dehydrogenase, giving the protein MAYYYDQPSHTFSEYLLVPGYSSSECVPTSVSLKTPLVKYKKGEKPTIEMNIPMVSAIMQAVSDDRMAVALAKEGGVSFIFGSQSIESQAAMVARVKNHKAGFVVSDSNITPDMTLAQVLELVEETGHSTMPVTEDGTANGRLVGMVTSRDYRVSRMAPETKVAEFMTPYDKLIVGHESDTLSDCNDLIWEHKLNQLPIIDENQHLLYLVFRKDYATHKENPDELLDCHKRYIVGAGINTRDYAERVPALVEAGVDVLCIDSSEGFSEWQKRTISWIRAKYGDSVKVGAGNVVDREGFRFLAESGADFIKVGIGGGSICITRETKGIGRGQATAVIEVAKARDEYFEETGIYIPICSDGGIVYDYHITLALAMGADFVMLGRYFSRFEESPTTKLMVNGTYVKEYWGEGSNRARNWQRYDLGGAQKLSFEEGVDSYVPYAGTLKENVTLTLYKVKSTMCNCGALSIPELQQNARLTLVSATSIVEGGAHDVIVKDKSSMK